In the genome of Myxococcus stipitatus, one region contains:
- a CDS encoding TonB-dependent receptor yields MPRPVRDVPSTTVVLPREEIDRSPTLTQDSLVRTLPSVATFRRTPSLVADPTAQGLNVRGLAPSGVARTLVLLDGVPVNDPLGGWVFWRSLPRLGLERIEVVPGGGSALYGSSALGGVVQLISRPITGPALDADVTYGNRGTGLLAARGARRWGPIAAALETELLTSNGYPIVTPAQRGAIDSDTPSNHVVLNGRVDAQLSDAFSLTARANLFRENQNGGTRFTTARVELAQLSANARLQTDSLGTFSLDLFGRALRFEQDRARVAQDRAAESLAASQAVPANDQGASLVWTAPAWSAGGVHHLSAGLDTRRLAGTSREQLFPPSQSPDTVIAREAGGTQWASGLFLQDLYAITSDLELSAALRLDVWRNTRGLQRVDRVSGASDATAFEDRTENQLSPRLGLRWRPWDALTFRASGYRAFRAPTLNELYRPFQVGTVLTAANADLRAERLWGAEAGVEVEPLRTLTARVTGFWNVLEDPITNVTLPGGTGRQRQNLGRARVRGVEASIDWRLSRRWTTLLAYTFVDPTVTAAPGQPDLVGRQLAQDPRHRGAVSLTFEDPSLVTATVQLRATGPQFEDDLNERRMGGALVVDAALSRRLFWKVDLFAAVENLFDREYLAGRAGVDTLGPPLLARVGLRLRDAL; encoded by the coding sequence ATGCCGCGACCGGTTCGCGATGTCCCCTCCACCACCGTGGTGCTTCCGCGCGAGGAGATCGACCGCAGCCCCACGCTGACTCAAGACTCCCTCGTCCGCACCCTCCCCTCCGTCGCCACCTTCCGCCGCACGCCGAGCCTCGTCGCCGACCCCACCGCGCAGGGACTCAACGTGCGCGGCCTCGCGCCCTCGGGCGTCGCACGCACGCTCGTCCTCCTCGACGGTGTCCCCGTCAACGACCCGCTCGGCGGCTGGGTCTTCTGGCGCTCCCTTCCCCGCCTCGGACTCGAACGCATCGAGGTCGTCCCCGGCGGCGGCTCCGCCCTCTACGGCAGCTCCGCCCTCGGCGGCGTCGTGCAGCTCATCTCCCGCCCCATCACCGGCCCCGCCCTCGACGCGGACGTCACCTACGGAAACCGAGGCACCGGACTGCTCGCCGCGCGTGGCGCCCGACGCTGGGGCCCCATCGCCGCCGCCCTCGAGACCGAGCTGCTCACCAGCAACGGCTACCCCATTGTCACGCCCGCCCAGCGCGGCGCCATCGACAGTGACACCCCCAGCAACCACGTCGTCCTCAACGGCCGCGTCGATGCCCAGCTCTCCGACGCCTTCTCCCTGACCGCGCGCGCCAACCTCTTCCGCGAGAACCAGAACGGAGGCACCCGCTTCACCACCGCCCGCGTGGAGCTCGCCCAGCTCAGCGCGAACGCGCGCCTCCAGACAGACTCGCTGGGCACCTTCTCCCTCGACCTCTTCGGACGCGCCCTGCGCTTCGAGCAGGACCGCGCCCGCGTCGCGCAGGACCGCGCCGCCGAATCACTCGCGGCCTCGCAGGCCGTGCCCGCCAATGACCAGGGCGCCTCTCTCGTCTGGACCGCTCCCGCTTGGAGCGCGGGCGGAGTCCACCACCTCTCCGCGGGACTCGACACCCGGCGCCTCGCGGGCACCTCCCGCGAGCAACTCTTCCCGCCCTCTCAGTCCCCCGACACCGTCATCGCTCGCGAAGCCGGCGGTACCCAGTGGGCCAGCGGCCTGTTCCTCCAGGACCTCTACGCCATCACCTCCGACCTGGAGCTGTCCGCCGCGCTCCGGCTCGACGTCTGGCGCAACACCCGAGGCCTCCAGCGCGTGGACCGCGTCAGCGGCGCCTCGGACGCCACCGCCTTCGAGGACCGCACCGAGAACCAGCTCAGTCCGCGCCTCGGCCTGCGCTGGCGCCCCTGGGACGCCCTCACCTTCCGAGCCTCCGGCTACCGCGCCTTCCGAGCCCCCACCCTCAACGAGCTCTACCGCCCCTTCCAGGTCGGCACCGTGCTCACCGCCGCCAACGCGGACCTGCGCGCGGAGCGCCTCTGGGGCGCCGAGGCCGGCGTGGAGGTCGAGCCCCTCCGCACCCTCACCGCCCGCGTCACCGGCTTCTGGAACGTCCTCGAAGACCCCATCACCAATGTGACGCTTCCCGGAGGAACGGGGCGTCAACGCCAGAACCTGGGCCGAGCCCGCGTGCGCGGTGTGGAGGCCAGCATCGACTGGCGCCTGTCACGCCGGTGGACGACGCTCCTCGCGTACACCTTCGTCGACCCCACTGTCACCGCCGCCCCCGGCCAGCCCGACCTGGTGGGTCGTCAGCTCGCACAGGACCCCAGACACAGAGGCGCCGTCAGCCTCACCTTCGAGGACCCCTCCCTCGTCACCGCCACCGTGCAGCTTCGCGCCACCGGCCCTCAGTTCGAGGACGACCTGAACGAGCGACGCATGGGCGGCGCGCTCGTGGTGGACGCCGCGCTCAGCCGGCGACTCTTCTGGAAGGTGGACCTCTTCGCCGCCGTGGAGAACCTCTTCGACCGCGAGTACCTCGCGGGCCGCGCCGGTGTGGACACACTGGGGCCGCCCCTGCTCGCACGCGTGGGACTGCGGCTGCGCGACGCGCTCTGA
- a CDS encoding type IV pilus twitching motility protein PilT, whose protein sequence is MSTTPRIAAFFDTLLEQKGSDLHLSTGYPPMARVRGELVPLREELLTPQEVEGLLFELINPQQKRQIVEELDLDFAYGYGTKARFRANYFYKQTGLGAVFRTIPSKVLTLEDLKTPEVVRKLADRRSGLVLVTGPTGSGKSTTLAGMVHHINHTRPAHILTIEDPVEFVHESARSQVTHREVGPHASSFATAIRSAGREDPNVILIGELRTNETMKLALQLASFGVLVFATVHTNSAPATIDRIINSFPADEQAQVRGMLAESLAGIVAQQLIKTADGKGRVAALEILVGGAAIASMIREGKVFQIASKMQAGQGQGMQTLDMHLERLVRDNIVTPEAALEKAQDKENLAKVIQRLKPDWVLPESMKA, encoded by the coding sequence ATGAGCACCACGCCACGCATCGCCGCGTTCTTCGACACGCTGCTGGAGCAGAAGGGCAGCGACCTGCACCTGAGCACCGGCTACCCGCCCATGGCCCGCGTCCGAGGCGAGCTGGTGCCGCTGCGCGAGGAGCTGCTCACGCCCCAGGAAGTCGAGGGGCTCCTCTTCGAGCTCATCAACCCGCAGCAGAAGCGGCAGATTGTCGAGGAGCTGGACCTCGACTTCGCCTACGGCTACGGGACGAAGGCCCGCTTCCGCGCCAACTACTTCTACAAGCAGACCGGGCTGGGCGCGGTGTTCCGCACCATCCCCAGCAAGGTGCTGACGCTCGAGGACCTGAAGACGCCGGAGGTGGTGCGCAAGCTGGCGGACCGGCGCAGTGGCCTCGTGTTGGTGACGGGCCCCACGGGCAGCGGCAAGTCCACGACGCTGGCGGGCATGGTCCACCACATCAACCACACGCGCCCGGCGCACATCCTCACCATCGAGGACCCCGTGGAGTTCGTCCACGAGTCCGCCCGGTCGCAAGTCACGCACCGCGAGGTGGGGCCTCACGCCTCCAGCTTCGCCACGGCCATCCGCTCCGCGGGCCGCGAGGACCCCAACGTCATCCTCATCGGCGAGCTTCGCACCAACGAGACGATGAAGCTGGCGCTCCAGCTGGCCAGCTTCGGCGTGCTGGTGTTCGCCACGGTGCACACCAACAGCGCGCCCGCCACCATCGACCGCATCATCAACTCCTTCCCCGCGGACGAGCAGGCGCAGGTGCGCGGCATGCTGGCGGAGAGCCTCGCCGGGATTGTCGCGCAGCAGCTCATCAAGACGGCGGACGGCAAGGGCCGCGTGGCGGCGCTGGAAATCCTGGTGGGTGGCGCCGCCATCGCCTCGATGATTCGCGAGGGCAAGGTCTTCCAGATTGCATCGAAGATGCAGGCGGGTCAGGGCCAGGGCATGCAGACGCTCGACATGCACCTGGAGCGGCTGGTGCGAGACAACATCGTCACGCCCGAGGCCGCGCTGGAGAAGGCGCAGGACAAGGAGAACCTGGCCAAGGTCATCCAGCGGCTCAAGCCAGACTGGGTGCTCCCGGAGTCGATGAAGGCCTGA
- a CDS encoding GNAT family N-acetyltransferase has protein sequence MTHGIQGLKHLTTDRLLLRAFRESDVDEVFTLHSDAESNRFLASARLHSKDGARELLSLWLSDWAKHGVGYWMVEKREQPGVAVGVGGFRHKQLEGRTVLNLAYRLSPHVHGAGYATEIARTALEVARQHFPEVPLVAIIHPENTASIRVAERLGLKLEREIPLEGEKNRLYVVG, from the coding sequence ATGACCCACGGGATTCAGGGGCTGAAGCACCTCACCACCGACCGGCTGCTGCTTCGCGCGTTTCGCGAGAGTGATGTGGATGAGGTGTTCACGCTTCACTCCGACGCGGAGTCCAACCGATTCCTGGCCTCCGCGCGGCTCCATTCGAAAGACGGCGCGCGCGAGCTGCTGTCGCTGTGGCTGAGCGACTGGGCGAAGCACGGCGTGGGGTACTGGATGGTCGAGAAGCGCGAGCAGCCGGGTGTCGCGGTGGGGGTCGGCGGCTTCCGGCACAAGCAGCTCGAGGGGCGGACGGTGTTGAACCTCGCCTACCGGCTCTCGCCCCACGTCCATGGCGCCGGGTACGCGACGGAGATCGCTCGCACGGCCCTGGAGGTGGCGCGCCAGCACTTCCCCGAGGTCCCCCTGGTCGCCATCATCCACCCCGAGAACACCGCCTCCATTCGTGTGGCGGAGCGGCTCGGGCTGAAGCTCGAGCGCGAGATTCCGCTCGAGGGGGAGAAGAACAGGCTCTACGTCGTCGGCTGA
- a CDS encoding tetratricopeptide repeat protein, whose protein sequence is MVFVDSFLRGWGALLLLSLLVCGLLVGLRRLFPKAAGLFPRMAAVPWPYLPLGVVMAGAWVGVALLLAWAIAMLWREQLLLWERGVSSLPGLGILGWLWPSLPLVVGVVSVLALAARFLSRRVFHLAVATVALGTALGLSAQWECTLSGNQPAMGWAGCGFNHVTGRYFTDNVISPLVEQTSTPAKLVTLLLIGGGVLLLLMVFERSNLRQSLRPIRVGGIWDVSGARHPALEQLVRECIHRNAPHAPTPLPGGPLTYWQDFVEQDTVKDDRWWSRVAAFVLRLLKPPSELEVSGNILFSEAEGLHGIRVNMVDVYSGQTLMARTFWDAEKVEHAVERAAYCAAERALEICTTLPEWSYWREGDGLALREYHEGVREMRKGAKGHGGRAEECFREAATQSPGSAPARLQLAQALEAQGNYVEAIGIYLELAERFPHLGIVRFRLASACRSACKWAPRLSDARPEWDERCPDAWKCLRDSLENQRILPLSRIEEVDLARLWVTRDALGLEYVMLLLARECLQRLLKAMRWRILGWCVRRTSDRRFFWRTFFWPPRKRWTQVLTVETSLACVELRLSQVRLLDASDFWSELMLRPMSLRRLTRWQDLQRGIERFQPSLSRKERRELRLGVLGEEWVLGERWVERTYRKEQERFVALRRRIGRISAEATSASRETQAQWWGGLSYTLACFYSLCRVLGPQLRTGARPPGVPRDLVEDTTEEDGRRAVLHLSLSLRDPEGLFSRGTWNWLLSYPDLEPLKEHDGFENWKRVLMGDKAPLLRPSSTPGAPSLA, encoded by the coding sequence GTGGTCTTCGTCGATTCATTCCTCCGCGGATGGGGGGCGCTGCTCCTGTTGTCGCTGCTCGTCTGCGGCCTGCTCGTGGGTTTGAGGAGGCTCTTTCCGAAGGCCGCGGGCCTCTTCCCGCGCATGGCGGCGGTCCCCTGGCCCTATCTCCCCCTGGGCGTGGTGATGGCGGGCGCCTGGGTGGGCGTCGCGCTGCTGCTGGCGTGGGCCATCGCGATGTTGTGGCGGGAGCAGCTGCTGCTCTGGGAGCGGGGGGTGTCCTCGCTTCCAGGACTGGGGATATTGGGGTGGCTCTGGCCCTCGCTGCCCCTGGTGGTGGGCGTCGTCTCGGTCCTGGCCCTGGCGGCTCGCTTCCTGTCGAGGCGCGTCTTCCACCTGGCCGTGGCGACCGTCGCCCTCGGCACCGCGCTGGGGCTCTCCGCGCAGTGGGAGTGCACGCTCTCGGGGAACCAACCCGCCATGGGGTGGGCGGGCTGCGGCTTCAACCACGTCACGGGGCGCTACTTCACCGACAACGTCATCTCCCCCCTGGTGGAGCAGACCTCCACGCCCGCGAAGCTCGTGACGCTGCTGCTCATCGGCGGAGGCGTCCTGCTGCTGCTCATGGTCTTCGAGCGGAGCAACCTGCGCCAGTCGCTGCGGCCCATCCGGGTGGGAGGCATCTGGGATGTGTCGGGGGCGCGGCATCCCGCGCTGGAGCAGCTGGTCCGCGAGTGCATCCATCGCAACGCGCCGCATGCCCCCACGCCCTTGCCGGGAGGGCCGCTCACCTACTGGCAGGACTTCGTCGAGCAGGACACCGTGAAGGACGACCGCTGGTGGTCCCGGGTCGCCGCGTTCGTGCTGCGGTTGCTGAAGCCGCCCAGTGAGCTCGAGGTGTCCGGCAACATCCTGTTCAGCGAGGCGGAAGGGCTGCACGGCATTCGCGTCAACATGGTGGATGTGTACTCGGGCCAGACGTTGATGGCGCGCACCTTCTGGGACGCGGAGAAGGTCGAGCACGCCGTGGAGCGGGCCGCGTACTGCGCCGCGGAGCGCGCCTTGGAGATCTGCACCACGCTGCCGGAGTGGTCCTACTGGCGAGAGGGAGATGGCCTCGCGCTGAGGGAGTACCACGAGGGAGTGCGGGAGATGCGCAAGGGCGCCAAGGGACATGGAGGCCGCGCCGAGGAGTGCTTCCGGGAGGCCGCGACCCAGAGTCCCGGCAGTGCGCCGGCCCGGCTCCAGCTCGCGCAGGCGTTGGAGGCCCAGGGCAACTACGTGGAGGCCATCGGCATCTACCTGGAGCTGGCGGAGCGCTTCCCTCACCTCGGAATCGTGCGGTTCCGGCTGGCCTCCGCGTGCCGCTCGGCTTGCAAGTGGGCGCCTCGGTTGAGCGACGCCCGGCCCGAGTGGGACGAGCGCTGCCCGGACGCCTGGAAGTGTCTGCGGGACTCGCTGGAGAACCAGCGCATCCTCCCGCTGTCCCGCATCGAAGAGGTGGACCTGGCGCGGCTCTGGGTGACCCGGGATGCGCTGGGCCTGGAGTACGTCATGCTGTTGCTCGCGCGCGAGTGCCTCCAGCGACTGCTGAAGGCGATGCGCTGGCGCATCCTGGGGTGGTGTGTGCGGCGGACCTCCGACCGGCGCTTCTTCTGGAGGACCTTCTTCTGGCCGCCTCGGAAGCGGTGGACCCAGGTCCTCACCGTGGAGACCTCGCTCGCCTGCGTGGAGCTGCGGCTGAGCCAGGTCCGATTGCTCGATGCCTCCGACTTCTGGAGCGAGCTCATGCTTCGGCCGATGTCGTTGCGCCGGCTGACGCGGTGGCAGGACCTGCAGCGAGGCATCGAGCGGTTCCAGCCGTCCTTGTCGCGGAAGGAGCGGCGGGAGCTTCGGCTCGGAGTTCTGGGCGAGGAATGGGTGCTGGGGGAGCGCTGGGTCGAGCGGACCTATCGGAAGGAGCAGGAGCGCTTCGTCGCCTTGCGTCGACGCATCGGGAGAATCTCGGCCGAGGCCACCTCCGCCTCCCGGGAGACCCAGGCGCAGTGGTGGGGTGGGCTCAGCTACACCCTGGCCTGCTTCTACTCACTCTGCCGGGTGCTCGGGCCGCAGCTCCGGACGGGGGCGCGTCCTCCCGGTGTGCCGCGCGACCTGGTCGAGGACACGACGGAGGAGGATGGACGCAGGGCGGTCCTCCACCTGTCGCTGTCGCTGCGAGACCCGGAGGGGCTGTTCAGCCGAGGCACGTGGAACTGGCTGTTGAGCTACCCGGACCTCGAGCCTTTGAAGGAGCACGACGGCTTCGAGAACTGGAAGCGCGTCCTCATGGGGGACAAGGCCCCCCTGCTCAGGCCTTCATCGACTCCGGGAGCACCCAGTCTGGCTTGA
- a CDS encoding GNAT family N-acetyltransferase, translated as MTMKQVDPGVEMAPAPVLEAVGLPNDLTAAVKFTLPTDEDMTAVAALRAGSEPWKSRGETQEDSLKALSLLKPNVHVAKLQNQIVGYVTVERDGPVPGAAYLRNIVVKQELRKKGLGMVVLEQALRAARDMYRKTIALRVDPSNAPAVSFYRKAGFTTVATVVSKKSGKLRLLMSREL; from the coding sequence ATGACGATGAAGCAGGTGGACCCGGGCGTGGAGATGGCCCCAGCCCCGGTGCTGGAAGCGGTGGGCCTCCCCAACGACCTGACGGCGGCGGTGAAGTTCACCCTGCCCACCGACGAGGACATGACGGCGGTGGCGGCCCTGCGCGCCGGCTCCGAGCCCTGGAAGAGCCGGGGTGAGACCCAGGAAGACAGCCTCAAGGCGCTCTCGCTGCTCAAGCCCAACGTGCACGTGGCGAAGCTGCAGAACCAGATCGTCGGCTACGTCACGGTGGAGCGGGATGGTCCGGTGCCCGGCGCTGCCTACCTGCGCAACATCGTCGTGAAGCAGGAGCTGCGCAAGAAGGGCCTGGGCATGGTGGTGCTGGAGCAGGCGCTCCGAGCCGCTCGGGACATGTACCGCAAGACGATTGCCCTGCGCGTGGATCCGTCCAACGCGCCCGCGGTGAGCTTCTACCGCAAGGCGGGCTTCACCACGGTGGCCACGGTGGTCTCCAAGAAGTCCGGCAAGCTGCGCTTGCTGATGTCCCGCGAGCTGTAG
- a CDS encoding LysR family transcriptional regulator → MSITHLQSFVAVAEERHVGRAARRLHLTQPPLSRHILALEEELGTRLFERTRQGMRLLPAGEVFLHHARRILAEVDTAVVTVRGLATRDADG, encoded by the coding sequence GTGAGCATCACGCATCTCCAGTCCTTCGTCGCCGTGGCCGAGGAAAGGCATGTGGGGCGGGCCGCGCGACGGCTCCACCTCACGCAGCCGCCGCTCAGCCGGCACATCCTGGCGCTGGAGGAGGAGTTGGGCACGCGACTCTTCGAGCGCACGCGGCAGGGCATGCGCCTGCTGCCCGCGGGAGAGGTCTTCCTGCACCATGCCCGGAGAATCCTCGCGGAGGTCGACACGGCGGTGGTCACCGTGCGTGGGCTCGCGACACGCGACGCGGATGGGTGA
- the map gene encoding type I methionyl aminopeptidase, translating into MGTPLFKGAEVERLRSAGAAAAGTLAWVAGKLAPGISTEDINTWVREDTARRGGTPSQLGYHGFPATVCTSRNNVVCHGIPRPDERLKPGDIINVDVTTCLNGYHGDTSATFCIGEVSAEARHVVDVARRCRDVGISVVRHGVKLGDVGAAIQELAEKEGCSIVRDFGGHGIGRSMHAPPHVPHFGKRGTGITLRSGMVITIEPMVNLGRPEIRMLPDGWTVVTEDGSLSAQFEHTLLVTREGCEILTPSAR; encoded by the coding sequence ATGGGAACTCCCTTGTTCAAGGGCGCTGAAGTGGAGCGCCTCCGAAGCGCGGGTGCGGCGGCCGCTGGCACGCTCGCCTGGGTCGCTGGAAAGCTGGCCCCGGGTATCTCCACCGAGGACATCAACACCTGGGTGCGGGAGGACACGGCTCGCCGAGGCGGCACCCCCAGCCAGCTCGGCTACCACGGCTTCCCCGCGACGGTCTGCACCAGCCGCAACAATGTCGTCTGTCACGGCATCCCCCGCCCCGACGAGCGACTGAAACCCGGTGACATCATCAACGTGGACGTCACCACGTGCCTGAACGGCTACCACGGCGACACCTCCGCGACGTTCTGCATCGGAGAGGTCTCCGCGGAGGCGCGCCATGTGGTGGACGTGGCGCGCCGCTGTCGTGACGTGGGCATCTCCGTGGTGCGCCACGGCGTCAAGCTGGGGGACGTGGGCGCGGCCATCCAGGAGCTGGCGGAGAAGGAGGGGTGCAGCATCGTGAGGGACTTCGGCGGACACGGCATCGGCCGCTCGATGCATGCACCCCCGCACGTGCCTCACTTCGGCAAGCGCGGCACTGGCATCACCCTGCGCTCGGGCATGGTCATCACCATCGAGCCGATGGTGAACCTGGGCCGCCCGGAGATTCGCATGCTCCCCGATGGGTGGACGGTGGTGACGGAGGACGGCAGCCTCTCCGCGCAGTTCGAGCACACCCTCCTCGTCACCCGCGAGGGCTGTGAAATCCTCACCCCCTCGGCACGGTGA
- a CDS encoding PilT/PilU family type 4a pilus ATPase, with the protein MRPLAELLRQLSRPGVTELTLATGRPPMIRAGGGNYEPLDSANVTTDDVVRALQAMVGIARASTVTDAPSQWSITANGLGALSIAAMRRGDIMHLRLSRAAEAGAAATAPAPAAVTSAATTQGGAGQTSATTAARQSSAGSAAPGNSASAQQGGAGYAAPGNSASAQQGGASQTASAAQAASAASVAQDAARAHALSRLTGGARDLAVVLEQGRSSGASDVHVVAERPVLFRLAGDLVPQGGALDGARVEGMLMPVVPERLRPVLERDGSCDFSLDSPAMGRFRVNVSRHRTGLKGTFRVIAREVPTLESLGLPADIAKATHHHQGLIVVTGPSGHGKTSTLAALVDLINRETSHHVLTVEDPVEFVHPRKKALISQREVGTHTKTFGSALKGSLREDPDVIVVGELRDTETVRMALAAAETGHLLISTMNTPSAAKTIDRLIDLFPPADQQQVRLSLASGLRLIVSQRLMLGADGKSMVAAAEVLPGSVALGNLIRDNKTYQIPSLQQRGKSLGIIRFEDSLADLVRAGKVKLEVAKGFVDNPDELEATVTGRRPGAAVAAPETPQDGARLLSKMGSLMGRKGG; encoded by the coding sequence ATGAGACCTCTCGCTGAGCTGTTGCGCCAATTGTCGCGGCCCGGAGTGACGGAGCTGACACTGGCGACGGGACGGCCCCCCATGATTCGCGCGGGGGGCGGCAACTATGAGCCGCTGGACTCGGCGAACGTGACGACGGACGACGTCGTGCGAGCGCTGCAGGCCATGGTGGGTATCGCCCGGGCGTCGACCGTCACGGATGCGCCTTCACAGTGGTCCATCACGGCGAACGGGTTGGGGGCGCTGTCCATCGCCGCCATGCGACGCGGCGACATCATGCACCTGCGGCTGTCGCGCGCGGCGGAGGCGGGAGCGGCGGCCACGGCACCCGCGCCGGCGGCTGTGACGAGCGCCGCCACGACGCAGGGGGGCGCTGGCCAGACCTCGGCGACGACCGCCGCCAGGCAGAGCAGCGCGGGTTCCGCCGCGCCTGGGAACAGCGCTTCCGCGCAACAGGGCGGCGCTGGGTACGCCGCTCCTGGGAACAGCGCTTCCGCACAACAGGGCGGTGCCAGCCAGACCGCGTCCGCCGCGCAGGCGGCTTCTGCGGCTTCGGTCGCCCAGGACGCCGCGCGGGCCCACGCCCTGTCACGCCTGACGGGTGGAGCCCGCGACCTCGCCGTGGTGCTGGAGCAAGGGCGCTCCAGTGGCGCCAGCGACGTCCACGTGGTCGCCGAGAGACCGGTGCTCTTCCGCCTCGCGGGAGACCTGGTGCCGCAGGGAGGCGCGCTGGACGGCGCACGCGTGGAGGGCATGCTCATGCCCGTGGTGCCGGAGCGGCTGCGCCCGGTGCTGGAGCGCGACGGAAGCTGTGACTTCTCGCTCGACTCGCCGGCGATGGGGCGCTTTCGCGTCAACGTCTCCCGACACCGCACGGGCCTCAAGGGCACCTTCCGCGTGATTGCCCGCGAGGTGCCCACGCTGGAGTCCTTGGGCCTGCCCGCGGACATCGCGAAGGCGACGCATCACCACCAGGGCCTCATCGTCGTCACCGGCCCCTCCGGCCACGGCAAGACGAGCACCCTGGCCGCGCTGGTGGACCTCATCAACCGCGAGACGTCGCACCACGTGCTCACCGTGGAGGACCCGGTGGAGTTCGTCCACCCGCGCAAGAAGGCGCTCATCAGCCAGCGCGAGGTGGGCACGCACACGAAGACCTTCGGCAGCGCGCTCAAGGGCAGCCTTCGCGAGGACCCGGACGTCATCGTCGTGGGCGAGCTGCGCGACACGGAGACGGTGCGCATGGCGCTGGCGGCCGCCGAGACGGGCCACCTGCTCATCAGCACCATGAACACACCGAGCGCGGCGAAGACCATCGACCGGCTCATCGACCTCTTCCCTCCCGCGGACCAGCAGCAGGTGCGCCTGTCGCTGGCCAGCGGCCTGCGCCTCATCGTCAGCCAGCGGCTGATGCTGGGCGCGGACGGCAAGAGCATGGTGGCCGCGGCGGAGGTGCTGCCCGGCTCCGTCGCGCTGGGCAACCTCATCCGCGACAACAAGACGTACCAGATTCCCTCCCTCCAGCAGCGAGGCAAGAGCCTGGGCATCATCCGCTTCGAGGACTCCCTGGCCGACCTGGTGCGCGCGGGCAAGGTGAAGCTCGAGGTGGCCAAGGGCTTCGTCGACAACCCGGACGAGCTGGAGGCCACGGTCACCGGACGCCGTCCGGGCGCCGCCGTGGCCGCGCCGGAGACGCCGCAGGACGGCGCGCGGCTGCTCAGCAAGATGGGCTCGCTGATGGGAAGGAAGGGCGGCTGA